In one Niallia taxi genomic region, the following are encoded:
- a CDS encoding biotin transporter BioY — translation MKKWRAIDITMVALFVALMTIGANVTNFLIIAGVPITLQTFFAIMAGLLLGKRLGMIAMISYMLIGLAGFPIFSGLSGGLRILISPTFGFILSYILLAYTVGAIRERNSSLPAFIFSSYVGLAINYVIGTNWMFFSYKLWAQAPESFSYEIVWGWMMLPLVKDLIFTAFAGVLANRLNNSYFKKSSLRI, via the coding sequence ATGAAGAAATGGAGAGCAATTGATATTACAATGGTAGCTTTATTTGTAGCGTTAATGACAATTGGTGCTAATGTAACAAACTTCTTAATAATTGCAGGTGTACCAATTACTCTGCAAACCTTTTTCGCCATTATGGCTGGTTTGTTGTTAGGTAAAAGGCTTGGCATGATTGCGATGATTTCCTATATGTTAATTGGCCTTGCTGGCTTCCCTATTTTCTCTGGACTTAGCGGTGGTTTAAGAATCCTGATAAGCCCAACATTCGGTTTTATTCTCAGCTATATTTTGCTTGCTTATACAGTAGGTGCTATCCGTGAACGAAACAGCTCCTTGCCTGCATTTATTTTTAGCAGTTATGTCGGATTAGCGATTAATTATGTAATCGGTACTAACTGGATGTTTTTTTCGTATAAGCTATGGGCACAAGCTCCTGAAAGCTTTTCCTATGAAATTGTTTGGGGCTGGATGATGCTTCCATTAGTTAAGGATCTTATTTTCACAGCCTTCGCTGGTGTACTTGCAAACAGATTAAACAATTCCTATTTCAAAAAAAGCAGCTTACGAATATAA
- a CDS encoding LutC/YkgG family protein, translating into MAGNIMNRDSFLDHVAHKLQRTRKTATTKPVWKHKPQWNVLKDANQYELAAVLKKQCEVIHTQFLEVQANEVTDTMANILKSEQLKTVITYDDSRFLEYGFNVEMRKKWEEDGISSYIWDHTKTAENIEAAEQADVGITISDMTLAESGTVLLFSNRNKGRSVSLLPKTFIAIVPQSTIVPRMTQAATAISKLVSEGQEIASCIDFITGPSNSADIELNLIVGVHGPIKATYILVKDK; encoded by the coding sequence ATGGCCGGTAATATTATGAACAGAGATTCATTTTTGGACCATGTCGCACATAAGCTGCAGCGGACGAGAAAAACTGCAACCACAAAACCTGTCTGGAAGCATAAACCACAGTGGAATGTCTTAAAGGACGCAAATCAATATGAGTTGGCTGCAGTGCTGAAAAAACAGTGTGAGGTTATTCATACGCAATTTTTAGAAGTGCAAGCAAACGAGGTAACAGACACAATGGCAAATATCCTGAAAAGTGAACAGCTGAAAACAGTCATTACATATGATGACTCCCGCTTTTTAGAGTATGGCTTTAATGTGGAGATGCGCAAAAAATGGGAAGAGGATGGAATAAGCAGTTATATTTGGGATCATACAAAAACAGCAGAGAATATAGAAGCAGCAGAACAGGCTGATGTCGGTATCACAATTAGTGATATGACGTTAGCGGAATCTGGTACTGTGCTGCTTTTTAGTAATCGCAATAAAGGCAGATCTGTTAGCTTGCTTCCGAAAACATTTATTGCGATTGTACCACAAAGCACGATAGTGCCACGAATGACGCAGGCAGCAACTGCTATTTCTAAGCTAGTTTCAGAGGGACAAGAGATTGCAAGCTGCATTGATTTCATTACAGGACCAAGCAATAGTGCCGATATAGAGCTTAATCTTATTGTCGGTGTCCACGGACCAATTAAAGCCACATATATCCTTGTAAAAGACAAATAA
- a CDS encoding LutB/LldF family L-lactate oxidation iron-sulfur protein produces MPMKIGDQPFFERVNDGLEDNFMRSAVTSAQERMQGKRLAAVEELGDWEEWRKLGEEIRTHTLDNLDYYLQQLSENTAKRGGHVFFAKTKEEATEYIKNVVEKKQAKKIVKSKSMVTEEINLNETLESAGCEVIETDLGEYILQLDDHDPPSHIVVPALHKNKEQIRDTFKEKKGYQKTEVPEELALFAREQLRQEFLSADLGITGCNFAVADAGTVCLVTNEGNAGLVTALPKTQITVMGMERIVPSWEELDVLVSLLCRSSVGQKLTSYITGLTGPKEAFDVDGPEEFHLVIVDNGRSNILGTEFQSALHCIRCAACINVCPVYRHIGGHSYGSIYPGPIGAVLTPLLGGYDDYKELPYASSLCAACTDACPVKIPLHELLIKHRRKIVEDEKKAPMAEKLAMKGYEFAVKHPSVYKAGTKSAPAVLKPITKDNSIKSGPGPVKLWTDTRDLPAPSKQRFRDWYKQKQQQEEQ; encoded by the coding sequence ATGCCGATGAAAATAGGTGATCAGCCATTTTTTGAAAGAGTTAACGATGGATTAGAAGATAACTTTATGAGATCTGCTGTTACATCCGCACAAGAGAGAATGCAAGGAAAGCGCCTTGCTGCTGTTGAAGAATTAGGTGATTGGGAAGAGTGGCGTAAGCTTGGTGAGGAAATCCGCACACACACACTTGATAATCTGGACTATTATTTACAACAACTTAGTGAAAACACAGCGAAACGAGGCGGCCATGTGTTTTTCGCAAAAACGAAAGAGGAAGCAACAGAGTACATCAAAAATGTTGTCGAAAAAAAGCAAGCCAAAAAAATCGTCAAATCAAAGTCAATGGTGACAGAGGAAATCAATTTGAATGAAACGCTTGAATCAGCGGGCTGTGAAGTAATTGAAACAGACTTAGGCGAATATATTCTCCAGCTTGATGATCATGATCCACCCTCCCATATTGTTGTACCTGCACTGCATAAAAATAAAGAACAAATCCGCGACACATTCAAAGAAAAGAAAGGCTATCAAAAAACAGAGGTGCCAGAAGAATTAGCTCTATTTGCAAGAGAACAGCTCAGACAGGAATTCCTTTCAGCTGATTTAGGCATAACAGGCTGCAATTTTGCGGTAGCTGATGCGGGAACAGTTTGCCTTGTCACAAATGAAGGAAATGCAGGCCTAGTTACGGCGCTTCCCAAAACACAAATTACGGTTATGGGAATGGAACGAATTGTGCCTTCGTGGGAGGAGCTCGATGTTCTTGTCAGTCTGCTATGCCGCAGCTCTGTCGGGCAAAAGCTCACAAGCTATATCACTGGATTAACTGGTCCAAAAGAAGCTTTTGATGTGGATGGTCCAGAGGAATTTCACTTGGTGATTGTCGATAATGGAAGATCCAATATTCTTGGAACAGAGTTTCAAAGTGCACTTCATTGTATAAGATGTGCCGCGTGCATTAATGTATGTCCAGTTTATCGTCATATTGGCGGTCATTCATATGGTTCGATTTATCCTGGTCCAATTGGTGCAGTGCTGACACCATTACTAGGCGGTTATGATGACTATAAAGAGCTGCCATATGCCTCTTCTCTATGTGCTGCATGTACAGATGCTTGCCCTGTCAAGATTCCGCTCCATGAATTGCTGATTAAGCACCGCCGGAAAATCGTCGAGGATGAGAAGAAAGCACCAATGGCTGAAAAGCTGGCAATGAAAGGGTATGAGTTTGCCGTAAAGCACCCAAGTGTCTATAAGGCAGGCACAAAGTCAGCACCTGCAGTCTTAAAGCCAATTACAAAGGATAACAGTATTAAAAGCGGTCCAGGACCTGTAAAGCTATGGACAGATACGCGTGATTTGCCAGCCCCAAGCAAACAAAGATTCAGAGATTGGTATAAACAAAAACAACAGCAGGAGGAGCAGTAA
- a CDS encoding (Fe-S)-binding protein, whose protein sequence is MKVSLFITCLADMFYANVGKSSVELLERLGCEVDFPEQQTCCGQVSYNSGYHKETKEVAKHMIKTFEQSDYVVAPSGSCVAMLHEYPHLFMEERAWQEKAEKLAAKSYELTQFIVDVLKVEDVQASLPACATYHRSCHMTRLLGVKDAPLKLLSHVDGLQVNSLPNSENCCGFGGTFSVKMGPISEQMVQEKVDSIEAANADVLIGADCGCLMNIAGYINRQNKPIKVMHIAEVLNSEVKKHADENR, encoded by the coding sequence ATGAAAGTTTCATTATTTATAACTTGTTTAGCAGATATGTTTTATGCCAATGTTGGCAAAAGTTCTGTAGAGCTATTGGAAAGACTAGGCTGCGAGGTTGATTTTCCAGAGCAGCAAACATGCTGTGGTCAAGTTTCCTATAACAGTGGCTATCATAAAGAAACAAAAGAGGTAGCCAAGCATATGATTAAGACATTTGAGCAGTCAGATTATGTGGTCGCTCCTTCTGGCTCCTGTGTTGCGATGCTCCATGAATATCCCCATCTTTTTATGGAAGAGAGGGCATGGCAAGAAAAGGCCGAGAAGCTTGCGGCCAAATCGTATGAACTGACCCAGTTTATTGTTGACGTGTTAAAAGTCGAGGATGTACAGGCAAGTTTGCCTGCGTGTGCCACATACCATCGCTCCTGCCATATGACAAGGCTGCTTGGAGTTAAGGATGCACCTTTAAAGCTGCTTTCACATGTGGATGGCTTACAGGTTAACAGCTTGCCAAACAGTGAAAACTGCTGCGGTTTCGGAGGAACATTTTCTGTTAAGATGGGACCAATTTCCGAGCAGATGGTTCAAGAAAAGGTCGACTCCATTGAAGCTGCAAATGCAGATGTCCTAATCGGGGCCGATTGCGGCTGCTTGATGAATATTGCCGGCTATATTAATAGACAAAACAAACCAATTAAAGTGATGCATATTGCAGAAGTACTGAATAGTGAGGTGAAAAAGCATGCCGATGAAAATAGGTGA
- a CDS encoding MurR/RpiR family transcriptional regulator translates to MRNDYFVKSIDHLFFDYSSERHLTNTEKEILLFLIRKKLENQTLSIRLAANELFVSTTTIIRLCKKLGFSGYSEFIYHLNLKASKLVEDDAEYIEDIHQPLIEAVETFKQHFEQTFDSLNEQSIERFIQKIKENNMIYFYGAGFSTLFANYLSKKFELFGYYVSNSSTSDSRAIFLNNIEKYRLLIVFSRSGNTQKVLEKVQLANDRGLTTILFTGNSKSATAEAADIVFTVLDPTIESQHEFEITSYESNMFMLIDLLLALAVKKGIITEY, encoded by the coding sequence ATGAGGAATGATTATTTCGTGAAAAGCATCGATCACCTTTTTTTCGACTATTCCAGTGAACGGCATTTAACAAACACTGAGAAGGAAATCCTTTTGTTTCTTATCAGAAAAAAATTGGAAAACCAAACCTTAAGCATCCGGCTTGCTGCAAATGAACTGTTTGTATCGACAACAACCATCATACGCCTTTGTAAAAAGCTCGGTTTCAGCGGCTATAGTGAATTTATTTATCATTTAAACTTGAAGGCATCGAAGCTTGTTGAGGACGATGCTGAATACATAGAGGACATCCACCAGCCTTTGATTGAGGCTGTCGAAACATTTAAACAGCATTTTGAACAAACGTTTGATTCATTAAATGAACAAAGCATCGAGCGTTTTATACAGAAAATCAAAGAAAATAACATGATTTATTTTTATGGAGCTGGTTTTTCGACGTTATTCGCAAACTACCTTTCGAAGAAATTCGAGCTATTCGGCTATTATGTATCAAACTCTTCTACTAGTGACAGCAGAGCGATATTTTTAAACAATATTGAAAAATACCGGCTGCTAATCGTCTTTTCCCGCTCTGGGAATACGCAGAAGGTTTTGGAAAAGGTTCAGCTAGCAAATGACAGAGGCTTGACGACCATTCTGTTCACAGGAAACAGTAAAAGTGCGACAGCAGAGGCTGCAGACATTGTGTTCACTGTGCTTGATCCAACGATAGAATCGCAGCATGAATTTGAAATAACTTCTTATGAATCTAATATGTTTATGCTTATCGACCTACTATTAGCATTGGCTGTCAAAAAAGGAATCATAACAGAATATTAA
- a CDS encoding LLM class flavin-dependent oxidoreductase: MEIGISTFVETTPDVNTGKTAPHSQRIREVVEEIVLADKVGLDIFGVGEHHRKDYAASSPAVILAAAASQTDRIRLTSAVTVLSSADPVRVYQDFSTLDGISNGRAEIMAGRGSFIESFPLFGNDLQDYDELFDEKLDLLLKLQASEMVTWSGKHRPSINNRGIYPRPVQDPLPIWIGSGGNAESAVRAGILGLPLCLAIIGGSPVQFAPLVQLYKRAAAQAGHDPAKLAVASHSHGFVAETTETAADKFFPSTQQAMNVLGKERGWGHYSRASFDAARSFEGALYVGDPRTVADKIIHLRKHVGVTRFMLHVPVGSMPHEDVMKAIELLGKEVAPIVRSEVAEWEKTL, translated from the coding sequence ATGGAAATTGGAATTAGTACATTTGTGGAAACGACACCTGATGTAAATACAGGCAAAACGGCTCCGCATTCTCAAAGAATAAGAGAAGTTGTCGAGGAGATTGTTTTAGCTGATAAGGTAGGTCTTGACATATTTGGTGTTGGTGAGCATCACCGGAAAGATTATGCCGCATCTTCACCAGCTGTTATCCTTGCTGCAGCAGCTTCACAAACAGACAGAATCAGACTGACAAGTGCAGTTACCGTTTTGTCTTCAGCAGATCCTGTCAGAGTTTATCAGGATTTCTCCACACTCGATGGGATTTCAAACGGAAGAGCGGAAATTATGGCAGGCAGAGGTTCATTTATTGAGTCTTTCCCATTGTTCGGCAATGATTTACAAGATTATGATGAGCTTTTTGACGAAAAGCTGGATTTGCTATTGAAGCTGCAGGCTTCTGAAATGGTAACATGGAGCGGGAAGCATCGTCCTTCCATCAATAACAGGGGGATTTATCCTCGCCCTGTTCAAGATCCATTACCAATCTGGATAGGGAGCGGCGGTAACGCTGAATCTGCTGTGCGTGCAGGAATTCTTGGACTTCCGCTTTGTTTAGCGATTATTGGCGGAAGCCCTGTCCAATTCGCACCACTTGTACAGCTGTATAAAAGAGCGGCAGCTCAGGCTGGTCATGATCCTGCCAAGCTTGCTGTTGCATCACATTCGCATGGGTTTGTCGCAGAAACAACAGAAACTGCAGCAGACAAATTCTTCCCATCCACACAACAGGCCATGAATGTTCTTGGCAAGGAAAGAGGCTGGGGCCACTACAGCAGAGCAAGCTTTGATGCAGCAAGAAGCTTTGAAGGTGCTCTATATGTTGGAGATCCTCGTACTGTTGCAGACAAAATTATCCACCTTCGCAAGCATGTAGGTGTTACAAGATTTATGCTGCATGTACCTGTCGGCAGTATGCCGCATGAAGATGTGATGAAAGCAATTGAATTGCTCGGTAAGGAAGTAGCGCCAATCGTGCGCAGCGAAGTCGCAGAATGGGAAAAAACACTATAA
- a CDS encoding 6-phospho-alpha-glucosidase encodes MKKYILAVAGGGSTYTPGIIRSLMDRLEDLPLSEIRFYDIDGERQSKVVVAAKAVIAEYTDSILVTDTTDPQTAFENADFVFAQMRVGKYALRELDEKIPLSHNVVGQETCGPGGLAYGLRTIAPMIELIDYVEQYAKETAWIVNYSNPASIVAEGVRKLRPKARVLNICDMPVATMRNIAAILGVERDELVVDYFGLNHFGWFTRLEVNGIDRLAEVREHVYKHGLLTEDVSKIDYRHADSSWIKTFKNIKLIMDHFPEYLPNPYLQYYLFPDHIVETSNKDYTRANEVMDGREKTLFETVEKFEETGILEDSFAVGVHGTFIVDVTVSIAQNLGKRYVVMTENNGTIPNLPADAMIEVPAFITADGPKPEFVGDIPYFYKAMIEQQLASEKILVEAIIEGSYEKALQAFTLNKTLPSAKVAKAVLDDLIAANKDFWPTLKKEYKEGSLV; translated from the coding sequence ATGAAAAAATATATATTGGCAGTTGCAGGCGGAGGCAGCACTTACACACCAGGAATTATCCGAAGCTTAATGGACAGACTGGAAGATTTGCCGCTCTCTGAAATTCGCTTCTATGATATTGATGGTGAAAGACAATCCAAGGTTGTTGTTGCAGCAAAAGCCGTTATCGCTGAGTATACAGATTCTATTCTTGTAACAGATACGACAGATCCACAAACAGCGTTTGAAAATGCCGACTTCGTGTTTGCACAAATGAGGGTGGGAAAATATGCATTGCGCGAGCTGGATGAGAAAATCCCTCTCTCTCACAATGTTGTTGGCCAAGAAACATGTGGTCCTGGCGGATTGGCATATGGTCTTAGAACGATAGCTCCGATGATTGAACTTATTGACTATGTGGAGCAGTACGCTAAGGAAACCGCATGGATTGTCAACTATTCTAATCCAGCATCAATAGTCGCAGAAGGTGTCCGTAAGCTGCGTCCAAAGGCAAGGGTGCTAAATATTTGTGACATGCCTGTCGCTACCATGCGTAATATTGCCGCAATACTCGGTGTCGAAAGAGACGAGCTTGTCGTTGACTATTTCGGACTAAACCATTTTGGCTGGTTCACACGACTTGAGGTTAACGGGATTGATCGACTTGCTGAAGTAAGGGAGCATGTTTATAAGCACGGCTTGCTGACAGAGGATGTTTCTAAAATTGACTATCGCCATGCAGATTCCTCTTGGATTAAAACATTTAAAAACATTAAGCTGATTATGGATCATTTCCCTGAATACTTGCCAAATCCATATCTACAATATTACCTGTTCCCAGATCATATTGTAGAAACATCCAACAAAGATTATACACGTGCAAATGAAGTGATGGATGGCAGAGAAAAAACTCTGTTTGAAACAGTAGAGAAGTTTGAAGAGACTGGTATATTGGAAGACTCCTTCGCTGTAGGAGTACATGGAACCTTTATTGTCGATGTTACAGTGTCGATAGCTCAAAACCTTGGCAAACGCTATGTAGTGATGACAGAAAATAACGGGACGATCCCAAATCTGCCTGCAGACGCTATGATTGAAGTTCCTGCTTTCATTACAGCAGACGGACCTAAACCAGAATTTGTCGGAGATATTCCTTACTTCTACAAAGCAATGATTGAACAGCAGCTTGCTTCTGAAAAAATTCTTGTCGAGGCGATCATTGAAGGTTCTTATGAAAAAGCGCTCCAAGCCTTTACACTGAACAAAACACTACCATCTGCCAAAGTAGCTAAAGCTGTCTTAGATGATTTAATTGCAGCAAATAAAGATTTTTGGCCAACTTTGAAAAAAGAATATAAAGAAGGTTCACTTGTTTAA
- a CDS encoding copper resistance protein CopC, which translates to MKLKFFSGVFLVMMLLFTINISNASAHAYIVNSSPSENESLDDSPTKATIEYNEKIQSGFAVLNVTNSAGEKVDEGNVIVEGKTISVDLKANLKNDVYTMEWRVVSADGHSITGLVPFSIGELPEGVVLPQEQYTADKSSMVSVSINKVLLYSGFSLYMGLVLFYLVWFRPNGLEPKIAGRTKRYAVVALTLIGLGLLSFIVIQTQVNAGVSFFQALKPSLLLETLQSTKEGTIWSIQMVLFLLLVLAQVLIFKKGALLKKIMWILPLISFVGILLCKAFIGHPSSSPYENVAIIMNFFHLTAASIWLGGIIVIIFLLKEGIFAKEGEQHDIYWNTLQSYSMWALFTVAVLAISGAVNGSLLIPDFHSLVSTAYGITLLVKVGIFALMIGFGAYHLVSRTMLSRQKFYKKTIKIEMVLGVLLLMVTSVFTQLQTPTLPIDKPFYSEAEISYNENLSLAVSPKKTGIQNQYEVNLFDNDRDPLKDPEQITIELKQGDQQTSFTLEKAGEGKYTAENLQLNSPGKWEATVHLLFKDLDSYDIPFEFNVR; encoded by the coding sequence ATGAAACTTAAGTTTTTTTCTGGTGTATTTCTAGTAATGATGCTGTTATTCACCATAAATATTTCGAATGCTTCTGCACATGCCTATATCGTCAATTCAAGTCCGAGTGAGAATGAAAGCTTGGATGATTCACCAACAAAAGCGACGATTGAGTATAACGAAAAAATTCAATCGGGATTTGCTGTTTTAAATGTAACGAATTCTGCTGGTGAAAAGGTTGATGAAGGCAATGTGATAGTGGAGGGTAAAACAATCTCCGTTGATTTGAAAGCCAATTTAAAGAATGATGTTTATACAATGGAATGGCGTGTTGTCTCTGCTGATGGGCATTCGATAACAGGATTAGTTCCATTTAGTATTGGCGAGCTGCCAGAGGGTGTTGTGCTTCCGCAAGAGCAATATACAGCAGACAAAAGCAGTATGGTAAGTGTCTCCATAAATAAAGTCCTACTATACAGTGGTTTTTCCCTTTATATGGGTCTGGTTTTATTTTATCTTGTTTGGTTTAGGCCAAATGGATTGGAGCCTAAGATTGCAGGAAGAACGAAAAGGTACGCAGTTGTTGCATTAACCTTAATAGGATTAGGGTTATTATCCTTTATCGTTATCCAAACGCAAGTAAATGCAGGTGTATCCTTCTTCCAGGCATTAAAACCTTCCTTGCTTCTTGAAACACTGCAAAGCACAAAAGAAGGAACAATTTGGTCCATTCAGATGGTACTTTTCTTACTATTAGTGCTAGCACAAGTATTAATATTCAAAAAAGGAGCACTATTAAAGAAAATAATGTGGATTTTGCCGCTCATCAGCTTTGTTGGCATTCTCCTTTGCAAAGCTTTCATTGGTCATCCATCAAGTTCACCATATGAAAATGTGGCAATCATCATGAACTTTTTCCATTTGACGGCAGCTTCCATTTGGCTTGGTGGCATTATTGTGATTATTTTCCTTCTAAAAGAAGGGATTTTTGCTAAAGAGGGCGAGCAGCATGATATTTACTGGAACACATTGCAGTCCTATTCCATGTGGGCACTGTTTACTGTTGCAGTCCTTGCGATTTCCGGTGCTGTTAACGGATCCTTGCTGATACCTGACTTCCATTCCTTAGTTAGCACAGCTTACGGAATCACATTACTTGTGAAAGTCGGTATTTTTGCCTTAATGATTGGCTTTGGCGCATATCATCTTGTAAGCAGAACAATGCTTTCAAGGCAAAAATTCTATAAAAAAACAATTAAGATAGAAATGGTACTTGGCGTGCTTCTGCTAATGGTGACAAGCGTCTTTACACAGCTGCAAACACCGACCTTGCCGATAGATAAACCTTTTTACAGTGAAGCAGAGATTTCTTATAATGAAAATTTAAGTCTTGCTGTTTCACCAAAGAAAACCGGTATCCAAAATCAATATGAAGTTAATTTATTTGATAATGACAGAGATCCTTTAAAGGATCCTGAACAAATCACGATTGAATTAAAGCAAGGAGACCAGCAAACCTCCTTTACCCTTGAAAAGGCAGGGGAAGGAAAATACACTGCTGAAAATCTCCAGCTCAATAGCCCAGGAAAATGGGAAGCAACCGTTCATTTGTTATTTAAAGATCTCGACAGCTACGATATCCCATTTGAATTTAACGTAAGATAA
- a CDS encoding PTS transporter subunit EIIC, whose product MKKVVNGLQAFGKSLFAPILLLPIIGLFIAFGNVFGNGNLAQYVPFLEIPIIQNTGKFISASAVSILQNLALIFAVGIPIGLAKKDKGYAALTGLVTFIIFINAMHQVLELAGRIVPAEAMQLSGQAMVLNVQVLEMGVFSGIMLGALVGILHNKFCDIEFKGVFAIYSGHRFVAILAIPSAMILGALAAEFWPIAQNGITALATGIKNLGVFGLLVYGFLERILIPTGLHHLVYTPFLYTELGGVAHIGSEIIYGARNIYFAEMADPAIKVLSDTVNWDARGLSKMFGLMGAALAMYVTADKKKKKMAKAILFPAAFTSFLLGVTEPLEFAFLFTAPLLFVVHAILTGTGMMLLSIFGVHAIGANGFIDFLLYNLPLGTTKSNWPMFIVVGLLMAALYFIIFRFLILKLNLKTPGREDEAAAETNSQENTAAQKVIPNGPPAELGATIIGALGGSDNIENVDNCYTRLRLILKDPNAVNEQVLKETGSKGIIKSGNNVQVVYGLNVKSVRDQVDQQLGGI is encoded by the coding sequence ATGAAAAAAGTGGTTAATGGTCTCCAAGCCTTTGGAAAATCATTGTTCGCACCAATATTGCTATTACCGATCATCGGACTTTTTATCGCTTTCGGTAATGTTTTCGGTAACGGAAATCTAGCTCAATACGTTCCGTTTCTCGAAATTCCCATCATTCAAAATACAGGAAAATTCATTTCTGCTTCTGCCGTTTCCATCCTGCAGAACCTGGCATTAATATTTGCTGTTGGAATACCAATCGGCCTTGCCAAAAAGGATAAAGGCTATGCAGCCTTAACAGGGCTTGTCACCTTCATTATCTTTATCAATGCGATGCATCAGGTGTTGGAACTTGCCGGCCGGATTGTACCTGCTGAGGCTATGCAGCTTTCAGGACAAGCAATGGTTTTGAATGTGCAAGTTCTTGAAATGGGTGTTTTCTCTGGTATCATGCTCGGTGCACTTGTTGGTATTTTGCACAACAAATTTTGTGACATCGAATTTAAAGGCGTTTTTGCCATCTACTCTGGTCATCGCTTTGTCGCTATTCTCGCCATTCCAAGCGCAATGATATTAGGTGCGTTAGCAGCAGAGTTTTGGCCAATTGCCCAAAATGGGATTACTGCATTGGCAACAGGCATCAAAAATCTTGGTGTGTTTGGTCTGCTAGTCTATGGATTTTTAGAAAGAATCCTAATTCCGACAGGTCTTCATCATCTTGTTTACACACCGTTTCTTTATACAGAGCTTGGCGGTGTTGCCCATATTGGCTCTGAAATCATTTACGGTGCAAGAAACATTTACTTTGCTGAGATGGCTGATCCTGCTATTAAAGTATTAAGCGATACAGTTAACTGGGATGCCCGGGGCTTAAGTAAAATGTTCGGATTAATGGGTGCTGCACTTGCGATGTATGTGACAGCAGACAAAAAGAAAAAGAAAATGGCAAAGGCTATTCTTTTCCCAGCTGCATTCACTTCCTTTTTATTAGGTGTAACAGAACCGCTTGAGTTCGCCTTTTTATTCACAGCACCATTACTGTTTGTAGTACATGCGATTCTGACAGGTACTGGAATGATGCTGCTGAGTATATTCGGTGTACATGCAATCGGCGCAAATGGCTTTATCGACTTCCTGCTGTACAATCTCCCACTTGGGACAACGAAGTCTAACTGGCCAATGTTCATTGTAGTCGGTTTATTAATGGCAGCGTTATACTTCATTATCTTCCGCTTTTTAATCTTGAAACTGAACTTAAAAACACCAGGACGAGAAGATGAAGCAGCTGCAGAAACAAATTCACAAGAAAACACAGCCGCGCAGAAAGTCATTCCGAACGGCCCTCCTGCTGAATTAGGTGCCACCATTATTGGAGCACTTGGAGGCAGTGACAATATTGAAAATGTAGACAATTGCTATACAAGATTGCGGTTAATCTTAAAGGATCCAAATGCTGTTAATGAACAGGTTTTAAAGGAAACAGGCTCCAAAGGAATTATTAAATCAGGCAACAATGTGCAAGTTGTATATGGATTAAATGTAAAAAGTGTTCGTGATCAAGTAGACCAACAATTAGGAGGAATATAA
- a CDS encoding YqzG/YhdC family protein — MRKSVLSIVSITLLSFLFAMTTSAAPSGDKGLPSYVKWGQIAVTKTKEKYPNSEIVDYKHIGKDEEKNTSTEKFKLIVKEKDKEVGVMVNLTFDTRTERLLNIDWKEAKP, encoded by the coding sequence ATGCGAAAGTCGGTACTAAGTATAGTAAGCATAACTTTACTCAGCTTTTTGTTTGCAATGACCACGTCAGCAGCACCAAGTGGTGATAAAGGACTGCCCTCCTATGTTAAATGGGGTCAAATAGCAGTGACGAAAACAAAGGAAAAATATCCAAACAGTGAGATTGTTGACTATAAGCATATCGGGAAGGACGAGGAAAAAAACACTTCCACAGAAAAGTTCAAGCTCATTGTGAAGGAAAAGGACAAAGAAGTGGGCGTTATGGTTAATCTTACTTTTGATACGAGAACAGAAAGATTGTTGAATATTGATTGGAAAGAAGCAAAACCATGA